One segment of Leguminivora glycinivorella isolate SPB_JAAS2020 chromosome 12, LegGlyc_1.1, whole genome shotgun sequence DNA contains the following:
- the LOC125232069 gene encoding equilibrative nucleoside transporter 4: MNETLGRGYARIEAIRAARGEPLGNMEPGAPPPDRYNSVYFTLFVAGAAFLLPFNSFIMAVDYFQHHYPNTTIMFDMSTVYIASACVAVVANNLLLDLFTYNTRITFGILVSLATMLFVAVCNIGWDGFSTRVSYTINLVAIGVVAFGCTVQQASYYGFTGCLPPRYTQAVMAGESAAGFWVSLDRIVTKYGFRQPRRSTFMFFVFSILILLGHSMLHHVMMKHPLVLHYLRLTNESRHRRRIQLHLNPNEDATLMEGESGDGSYGVLKLQSPVLSTTGQGDIETNTFSFANPLYSPTSAPVLSTPSASEPVASPPAALRTPRPSYKVEDVVFEAPERPTSWRAFKRGVLARWAVARSIYPYMVSIGLVYFTTLSLYPGIASEVPSCRLGDWMPIILMSAFNLFDFIGKIAAAWPYEWSRSQLLMASGVRLLLVPLMLLCAAPRHSPHIVGDFYPIMFSVVLGFTNGVFGSVPMIMAPSRVGREHREIAGNMMTLSYNGGLLSGSLVSYLLLGMLGAPAGAPCRAYPTPVLPTIATTTPHSNLTTVH, from the exons ATGAACGAAACGCTTGGGCGAGGGTACGCAAGGATAGAGGCGATTCGGGCCGCGCGAGGAGAGCCTCTTGGTAACATGGAGCCCGGCGCTCCGCCCCCGGACCGGTACAACTCCGTGTACTTCACGCTGTTCGTCGCTGGCGCAGCGTTCCTGCTGCCCTTTAATAG TTTCATAATGGCAGTGGACTACTTCCAGCACCACTACCCAAATACCACCATAATGTTCGACATGTCAACGGTCTACATCGCGTCAGCTTGCGTTGCGGTGGTCGCTAACAATCTACTGTTGGATTTGTTTACGTACAACACTAGGATAACATTTG GTATCCTCGTGTCCCTAGCAACGATGCTATTCGTGGCTGTATGCAACATCGGCTGGGACGGGTTCTCAACTCGCGTGTCGTACACCATAAACCTGGTGGCCATCGGGGTGGTCGCGTTCGGCTGCACCGTGCAGCAAGCCTCGTACTACGGGTTCACCGGCTGCCTGCCGCCGCGGTACACGCAGGCTGTCATGGCAGGAGAGA GCGCCGCCGGTTTCTGGGTGTCACTAGACCGTATCGTAACAAAATACGGTTTCCGCCAACCGCGGCGGAGCACGTTCATGTTCTTCGTGTTCTCCATCCTGATCCTGCTGGGGCACTCCATGCTGCACCACGTGATGATGAAGCACCCGCTCGTGCTGCACTACCTGCGGCTCACCAACGAGTCGCGCCACCGCCGGAGAATACAACTGCATCTCAACCCTAACGAGGACGCTACGTTG ATGGAAGGAGAATCGGGTGATGGCAGCTACGGAGTTTTAAAATTGCAGAGTCCAGTCCTATCAACAACTGGACAAG GAGACATAGAAACCAACACATTCAGCTTCGCCAACCCGCTGTACTCGCCGACATCGGCGCCAGTGCTGTCCACGCCGAGCGCCTCCGAGCCGGTCGCCTCCCCTCCCGCGGCGCTGCGCACCCCCCGCCCCTCCTACAAGGTCGAGGACGTCGTGTTCGAGGCCCCGGAGAGGCCCACCTCGTGGAGGGCCTTTAAAC GAGGCGTGCTAGCACGTTGGGCTGTAGCCCGATCAATCTACCCTTACATGGTATCAATCGGGCTGGTATATTTCACCACTCTGAGCCTGTACCCCGGCATAGCGTCCGAGGTGCCATCCTGCCGTCTTGGCGACTGGATGCCCATCATACTCATGTCAGCATTCAATCTTTTCGACTTCATTGGAAAG ATTGCAGCCGCATGGCCTTACGAGTGGAGCCGCAGTCAACTGCTGATGGCGAGCGGCGTGCGACTGTTGCTAGTACCGCTCATGTTACTGTGTGCCGCACCACGTCACTCGCCACATATCGTGGGGGAT TTCTACCCTATCATGTTCTCCGTCGTGCTTGGCTTTACCAACGGAGTATTCGGTTCCGTGCCTATGATCATGGCACCTTCACGCGTCGGCCGTGAGCATCGTGAAATTGCTG GCAACATGATGACTCTGTCCTACAACGGCGGCCTACTCTCCGGATCGCTAGTGTCATATCTCTTGCTGGGCATGCTCGGAGCCCCGGCCGGCGCGCCGTGCCGCGCCTACCCCACACCAGTGTTACCCACAATCGCGACTACAACGCCACACTCCAACCTCACTACAGTACATTAA